Proteins from a genomic interval of Rubinisphaera italica:
- a CDS encoding O-acetylhomoserine aminocarboxypropyltransferase/cysteine synthase family protein — protein sequence MSEEVTYNPDTLCLHAGQVPDPATNSRAVPIYMTSSYVFDDTDHAARLFGLQEFGNIYTRLMNPTCDVLEKRLAALEGGSGALALASGSSAVTYSILNIMGQGKNVVSSSSLYGGTYNLFHYTLPKMGIDCKFVDQNDPESFRSAIDENTRAIFLETIGNPRADVPDFEAIAAIAHEAGIPLIVDNTTASPYLCQPFKWGADIVVHSCTKFIGGHGTSIGGILIEKGGFPWDNGKFPELTEPEPSYHGMKFFETFGPMNLAYILKARTQILRDTGAAMSPFNAFQFLQGLETLHLRMPRHSENAQKVAEFLADHPKVSWVNHTGLPTHPSYELGRKYLPKGSSAVFGFGIAGDTPEQQKANGIKLINSVKLFSHLANIGDSKSLIIHPSSTTHQQLSLEEQQSTGVTPDFVRISVGTEDIDDIIRDLKQALDQV from the coding sequence ATGAGTGAAGAAGTAACTTACAATCCAGACACGCTCTGCTTACACGCTGGACAGGTGCCCGATCCCGCGACCAATTCGCGAGCAGTGCCGATTTACATGACGAGTTCTTACGTCTTTGACGATACCGATCACGCTGCTCGATTATTCGGCCTGCAGGAATTCGGTAATATCTACACCCGATTGATGAACCCGACCTGCGATGTTCTCGAAAAACGCCTGGCGGCACTGGAAGGGGGATCTGGAGCCCTGGCCCTGGCTTCGGGGTCGTCTGCTGTTACATATTCAATTTTGAATATCATGGGGCAGGGCAAGAATGTCGTTTCTTCATCGAGTTTATATGGTGGAACATACAATCTGTTCCATTACACACTTCCTAAAATGGGAATTGATTGCAAGTTTGTCGATCAGAACGATCCGGAGTCATTTCGATCTGCTATCGACGAAAATACCCGGGCGATTTTTCTGGAAACAATTGGTAACCCGCGAGCCGATGTTCCTGACTTTGAAGCGATTGCTGCAATCGCCCATGAAGCTGGGATTCCGTTGATTGTGGACAACACCACGGCTTCACCCTATTTGTGTCAGCCATTTAAGTGGGGAGCCGATATCGTGGTTCATTCCTGTACCAAGTTCATTGGCGGGCATGGCACTTCAATTGGCGGAATCTTGATCGAAAAAGGGGGATTTCCCTGGGATAACGGAAAATTTCCAGAGCTCACTGAACCCGAGCCGAGCTATCATGGCATGAAGTTTTTTGAAACCTTTGGACCAATGAACCTGGCTTATATTCTTAAAGCCCGTACTCAAATATTGCGAGATACCGGCGCAGCGATGAGTCCCTTCAATGCGTTTCAGTTTCTGCAGGGCTTGGAAACATTGCATCTGCGCATGCCACGCCACAGCGAGAATGCTCAGAAAGTGGCGGAGTTCCTGGCCGATCATCCGAAAGTTTCGTGGGTCAATCACACGGGCTTGCCAACGCATCCAAGTTATGAATTGGGACGCAAGTATTTGCCGAAGGGGAGCAGTGCCGTCTTTGGATTCGGAATTGCCGGGGATACACCTGAGCAACAAAAGGCAAATGGCATTAAGTTAATTAACAGCGTGAAGTTGTTCTCACATTTGGCAAACATCGGAGACAGCAAATCGCTGATCATTCATCCGAGTAGTACGACGCATCAGCAGTTGTCACTTGAAGAACAGCAGTCGACCGGTGTCACGCCTGACTTTGTTCGAATCTCTGTGGGGACTGAAGATATTGATGATATTATTCGTGATTTAAAACAGGCTCTCGATCAAGTTTAA